The Staphylococcus saprophyticus subsp. saprophyticus ATCC 15305 = NCTC 7292 genome contains the following window.
ATCGATATTCCTAAAAATCCAGAGCGTATTGCTGTTGTGGCGCCTACATATGCCGGTGGTATTAAATATCTTGGTGGTAAGATTGTGGCAGTAAATGAACAAGTCGATAACAGCAAATTACTTAAAGATAAATTTAAAGGTGTAGAAAAAATTGGGGAAAATGATGTAGAAAAGGTTGCAAAAACAAAACCTGATTTAATCGTTGTTTATTCAACAGATAAAAATATTAAAAAATATCAAAAAATTGCACCTACAGTTGTGTATGACTATGGTAAACATAAGTATTTAGATCAACAAAGAGAATTAGGGAAATTATTAGGTAAAGAAGATGAAGTGAAATCTTGGGAAGATAAATGGAAATCACAAACTAAAAAAGATGGACAAGAAATAAAAGATAAAATAGGCGAAGATGCTACTGTTTCAATCTTTGATGAATTTGATAAAAAACTATATAGCTATGGTCCTAACTGGGGTCGTGGTGGCGAAGTATTATATCAAGCATTTGGTCTGAAGATACCTGATAAACTAAATGATTTAGTTAAAAAAGAAGGATGGGCAGAAGTTAAACAAGAAAAAATTGCTGATTATGCCGGCGACTATATTGTTTCAACAAGTGAAGGTAAATCAACACCTGCTTATGAAAAAACAGACTTATGGAATAATATTCCAGCGGTACAACAAGATCATGTAATTAAAGTTCAAGCTGAGACATATTGGTACAATGATCCATACACATTAGAATTTATGAGAAAAGATTTAAAAGAAAAACTTTTAAACAATTAAACTAAATTATCAGTACGCTAAATCAATTTGATTGTATGTAGTAAATAATAAGTACTTTAGGACAGAAAGACTCATTTTTAAAACATTCTAAGATTAGCTATGAAGAAATCTTTACAATAGATTTTTTCATAGCTATTTTTTATAGTTTCAAAGAGGAAGGCGCTGCATGTATATGCTAAGGGTAAGGTATAGATATGTAGTTTTTCATTC
Protein-coding sequences here:
- a CDS encoding ABC transporter substrate-binding protein → MKKLLFPLLALMLILAACGNKSDSDSNSDKKEETKSYKLDSGKSIDIPKNPERIAVVAPTYAGGIKYLGGKIVAVNEQVDNSKLLKDKFKGVEKIGENDVEKVAKTKPDLIVVYSTDKNIKKYQKIAPTVVYDYGKHKYLDQQRELGKLLGKEDEVKSWEDKWKSQTKKDGQEIKDKIGEDATVSIFDEFDKKLYSYGPNWGRGGEVLYQAFGLKIPDKLNDLVKKEGWAEVKQEKIADYAGDYIVSTSEGKSTPAYEKTDLWNNIPAVQQDHVIKVQAETYWYNDPYTLEFMRKDLKEKLLNN